From Candidatus Zixiibacteriota bacterium, the proteins below share one genomic window:
- the gatD gene encoding Glu-tRNA(Gln) amidotransferase subunit GatD: MVDLYKGYKGQALATLQKFNARVWSQTKVETTRGEFKGILLPRSENDDDEHIVVKLASGYNIGIATSTITAMTEEGYKEAHYKIPEKEFPVHPGKPSVKLLGTGGTIASRLDYRTGAVIPAFSPGELYGAVPELADICNLTTEKLFAVFSENMGPEQYKTLAISIGKEIEKGIDGIVIGHGTDTMHHTASALAFMVQNSPVPIVMVGSQRSSDRPSSDAALNLMHATKTAAESDIAEVMVCMFGPTSDEYGLLHRGTRVRKMHSSYRSTFRTISDMPLAMVDRQKITPIKTNYNRRRRDRQVTIKPYFEEKVALVYYYPNMMPDMITSLIDNGYKGIVIAGTGLGHVNKPLYPAIERCQKEGVAVYMTVQTLWGYVHMFVYDTGRDLMSKGIIPLANMLPEVAYIKLGWALGQTSDLEEVKQIMLTPVAEEITEREPYNGYLIFQGGVPEVEEFLKRIHK; this comes from the coding sequence GTGGTTGATTTATACAAGGGTTACAAGGGACAGGCGCTGGCGACACTGCAGAAGTTCAATGCGCGGGTTTGGAGCCAGACCAAGGTCGAGACGACGCGTGGGGAGTTCAAAGGTATTTTGCTGCCGCGCAGCGAAAACGACGACGATGAGCACATTGTGGTGAAGCTGGCCTCGGGGTACAATATCGGCATCGCGACGTCCACTATCACGGCGATGACGGAGGAGGGCTACAAAGAGGCGCACTATAAGATACCGGAGAAGGAGTTTCCGGTGCATCCGGGCAAGCCAAGCGTCAAGTTGCTCGGCACCGGCGGCACGATTGCCTCGCGTCTTGATTATCGTACCGGCGCGGTGATTCCGGCATTTTCACCGGGTGAATTGTACGGCGCGGTGCCGGAACTGGCGGACATCTGCAATCTGACCACGGAGAAACTGTTCGCGGTGTTCAGCGAGAATATGGGGCCGGAGCAATACAAGACGCTGGCGATTTCGATCGGCAAGGAAATCGAGAAGGGAATCGACGGGATCGTGATCGGCCACGGCACCGACACGATGCACCACACGGCGAGCGCGCTGGCGTTCATGGTGCAGAATTCGCCCGTGCCGATCGTCATGGTCGGATCGCAGCGGTCATCGGACCGTCCGTCCTCGGATGCGGCGCTGAATTTGATGCATGCCACCAAGACGGCGGCGGAGTCGGATATTGCCGAGGTGATGGTGTGTATGTTCGGACCGACGTCGGATGAGTACGGCCTGCTGCATCGCGGCACGCGGGTGCGGAAGATGCATTCCTCCTACCGGTCGACGTTTCGGACGATCAGTGATATGCCGCTGGCGATGGTCGACCGCCAGAAAATCACCCCGATCAAGACCAACTACAATCGGCGGCGGCGCGACCGCCAGGTGACGATCAAGCCGTATTTCGAAGAGAAGGTGGCGCTAGTGTATTACTATCCGAACATGATGCCGGATATGATCACCTCGCTGATCGATAACGGCTATAAGGGGATTGTGATCGCGGGCACGGGACTGGGGCACGTCAACAAACCGCTCTATCCGGCGATCGAGCGCTGCCAGAAGGAGGGGGTGGCGGTGTACATGACAGTGCAGACGTTGTGGGGCTATGTGCACATGTTCGTGTACGATACGGGCCGTGACCTGATGAGCAAGGGGATTATTCCGCTGGCGAATATGCTGCCGGAAGTGGCCTACATCAAGCTTGGCTGGGCGTTGGGTCAGACCTCGGATCTGGAAGAAGTCAAGCAAATCATGTTGACGCCGGTGGCCGAGGAAATCACCGAGCGCGAGCCTTACAACGGCTACCTGATTTTCCAGGGTGGTGTGCCGGAGGTGGAGGAGTTCTTGAAGAGGATCCACAAGTAA
- the gatE gene encoding Glu-tRNA(Gln) amidotransferase subunit GatE has translation MAQRFDAAANFEKTKQQVGWIARKEATPETYQRLGFKCGLEIHQQLLTEKKLFCRCPAGIYQEHDDFDAELVRHMRPTLSELGEYDGTALMEFKTKKNIIYRIKDKTACTYDFDDTPPFRINQEALDKAIDIALMLKTNIVGELHVARKQYLDGSIPTGFQRTAIVGIEGVIPLKHKDVRIIQISIEEDACREVSDVGHWRIYMTDRLGMPLIETVTYPDLLTPDEAAEAAHYLRFLARSSGKVRVGIGAAREDVNVSVTGGTRVEIKGVAHIRWIPNLVHNEAFRQWALLLIRDELLRRGLDPKTWSVTHKELDADLLPREQKAIKRVKSRGWKLVAVNLPHFEGILSFFTQPERMFADELSDRLKVIACLERPNMLHSEQLHLFGDEQELVDIRQYVGATVGDAQIVVWGPPDDVAMAIETIEERCKIALQGVPNETRKGLPDGTTIFERVLPGPDRMYPDTDSAPISIDDDVIVEKRKHLPVSIAERFKQLREWQVPEDAFSYLLRNNLVPLIETIVAESEQSPRFVATLLAHTLKHLQGTRKAPPDFDYERVRQLFRFVKERRLSNEILKKMLPVVYDHPNMDLQSVLITIEFKEQSIDQILEYLPALRRKFGEIAYDSDREAEARWIMGQLRKRAVGNVSLRELQHRVVEVINRG, from the coding sequence ATGGCACAGCGATTTGACGCAGCAGCGAATTTTGAGAAGACCAAACAACAGGTGGGCTGGATTGCGCGCAAAGAGGCCACACCGGAAACTTATCAGCGGCTCGGCTTCAAGTGCGGATTGGAGATCCATCAACAGCTTCTGACCGAGAAGAAATTATTCTGCCGCTGTCCGGCAGGAATCTATCAGGAACACGACGACTTCGACGCCGAACTAGTGCGACACATGCGCCCAACGCTGTCGGAGTTGGGCGAGTATGACGGTACGGCGCTGATGGAGTTCAAGACCAAGAAGAACATCATCTATCGCATCAAGGACAAGACCGCCTGCACGTACGACTTCGACGACACACCGCCGTTTCGGATCAATCAGGAAGCGCTCGACAAGGCGATTGACATCGCGCTGATGCTGAAGACGAATATCGTCGGCGAACTGCACGTGGCGCGCAAGCAATATCTCGACGGGTCGATTCCGACGGGCTTCCAGCGGACGGCGATTGTCGGGATCGAAGGGGTGATTCCGCTCAAGCACAAGGATGTGCGGATCATCCAGATTTCGATCGAGGAGGACGCCTGCCGCGAGGTGTCGGATGTCGGGCACTGGCGGATCTATATGACCGACCGGCTGGGGATGCCGCTGATCGAGACCGTGACCTACCCTGATCTGCTCACCCCCGATGAAGCGGCGGAGGCGGCACATTACTTGCGGTTTCTGGCGCGCTCCTCGGGCAAGGTGCGGGTCGGCATCGGCGCGGCGCGCGAGGATGTCAATGTCAGCGTCACCGGCGGAACGCGGGTCGAGATCAAGGGCGTGGCACATATTCGCTGGATTCCGAACTTGGTGCATAATGAGGCGTTTCGGCAGTGGGCGCTGCTTCTCATCCGCGACGAACTCTTGCGGCGCGGGCTTGATCCCAAGACCTGGTCGGTGACGCACAAGGAACTCGATGCGGACCTGTTACCGCGTGAGCAGAAAGCGATCAAGCGAGTGAAGTCGCGTGGGTGGAAATTGGTGGCGGTCAACCTGCCGCACTTTGAGGGAATACTTAGCTTTTTCACACAGCCGGAGCGGATGTTCGCGGATGAACTGAGCGACCGGCTCAAAGTGATCGCGTGCCTGGAGCGGCCGAATATGCTGCATTCGGAGCAGTTGCACCTGTTCGGGGACGAGCAGGAGTTGGTGGATATCCGGCAGTATGTGGGCGCGACGGTGGGCGACGCGCAGATCGTCGTGTGGGGGCCGCCGGACGATGTGGCGATGGCGATCGAGACTATCGAGGAGCGCTGTAAGATTGCACTGCAGGGTGTACCGAACGAAACGCGCAAAGGCTTGCCGGACGGCACGACGATATTTGAACGTGTCCTTCCGGGGCCGGATCGCATGTACCCTGACACCGACTCGGCGCCGATCTCGATTGATGATGACGTGATCGTCGAGAAGCGGAAACACCTGCCGGTCAGCATCGCCGAACGGTTCAAACAACTGCGCGAATGGCAGGTGCCGGAGGACGCCTTCTCGTACTTGCTGCGCAACAACCTGGTGCCGCTGATCGAAACGATTGTCGCCGAGAGCGAGCAGTCGCCGCGATTCGTGGCGACACTGCTGGCGCATACGCTCAAACATCTGCAGGGGACGCGCAAAGCTCCGCCCGACTTTGACTATGAGAGGGTGCGGCAGTTGTTCCGTTTCGTGAAGGAGCGCCGCTTGAGTAACGAGATTCTCAAGAAGATGCTGCCGGTGGTGTACGACCATCCCAACATGGATTTGCAGTCGGTGCTGATCACGATCGAATTCAAGGAGCAAAGCATCGATCAGATTTTGGAATATCTGCCGGCGCTGCGGCGCAAGTTCGGTGAGATTGCCTACGACAGTGACCGGGAGGCAGAGGCGCGCTGGATCATGGGACAATTGCGCAAGCGGGCGGTCGGGAATGTGTCGCTGCGGGAGTTGCAGCATCGGGTGGTGGAGGTGATCAACCGTGGTTGA
- the pckA gene encoding phosphoenolpyruvate carboxykinase (ATP), translated as MNSNYLNIKSPAHDIAKERASDFGLKHHGLTNLHMAYWNLVEPALYEEAMFRREGNISHLGPLVVNTGKHTARAANDKFVVQEATTTDKIWWGQYNRPFSADKFSAVYARLQAFLQDRDLFVQDCYVGADPNYSLPIRVITEYAWHSLFARNMFIRIDALDQLKRHVPEFTIIAAPSFQGVPSIDGTLTPTFILLNFEQKLVIIGGSGYGGEIKKSAFTILNYLLPLQGVMTMHCSANVGKAGDVALFFGLSGTGKTTLSADPRRHLIGDDEHGWSDEGVFNFEGGCYAKVINLSATAEPEIYACTRRFGTILENVIYDPITRHLDLDDDERTENTRASYPLDFIENALPEKRAGHPKNIIMLTCDASGVLPPIARLTPDQALYHFISGYTAKVSGTEIDLGKEPEITFSACFGAPFMVHHPYFYADLLKRKMIRHDVKCWLVNTGWTGGPYGVGKRISIRYTRAMLEAALTGKLDNVEYREDKMFGFKVPLTCPDVPAEALYPESSWPDKAAYANRYKQLASLYIENFKKFKDGCPPEIVAAGPRR; from the coding sequence ATGAACAGCAACTACCTGAATATCAAGTCACCGGCGCATGACATTGCCAAGGAGCGCGCCAGCGACTTCGGTCTGAAGCATCACGGCCTGACCAACCTGCACATGGCGTACTGGAATCTGGTGGAACCGGCGCTGTACGAGGAAGCGATGTTCCGCCGCGAGGGGAACATTTCGCACCTGGGGCCGCTGGTGGTCAATACCGGCAAGCACACGGCGCGCGCGGCCAACGACAAGTTTGTCGTGCAGGAAGCAACGACCACCGACAAGATCTGGTGGGGTCAGTACAACCGGCCGTTTTCGGCGGACAAGTTCAGCGCGGTGTATGCGCGGCTGCAGGCGTTCCTGCAGGATCGCGATCTGTTCGTGCAAGATTGTTACGTCGGCGCCGACCCGAATTACTCGCTGCCGATTCGCGTGATCACGGAGTATGCGTGGCATTCATTGTTTGCGCGGAATATGTTCATCCGGATCGACGCGCTCGACCAGCTCAAGCGACACGTGCCGGAGTTCACCATCATTGCCGCACCGTCGTTCCAGGGAGTGCCGTCGATCGATGGAACCTTGACACCGACGTTCATCCTGCTGAATTTCGAGCAAAAGCTCGTCATTATCGGCGGGTCAGGCTACGGCGGCGAAATCAAGAAGTCGGCGTTCACGATTCTGAACTACCTGCTGCCGCTGCAGGGGGTGATGACGATGCACTGCTCGGCCAACGTCGGCAAGGCGGGCGACGTCGCGCTGTTCTTCGGGTTGTCCGGCACGGGCAAAACGACGTTGTCGGCCGATCCGCGCCGCCACCTGATCGGCGACGACGAGCACGGCTGGAGCGACGAAGGCGTGTTCAACTTTGAAGGCGGCTGCTATGCCAAGGTGATCAACCTGTCGGCGACGGCAGAACCGGAGATCTACGCCTGCACGCGGCGGTTCGGTACAATTCTCGAAAATGTGATTTATGATCCCATCACCCGGCATCTCGATCTCGATGACGACGAGCGCACGGAGAATACGCGCGCCTCGTATCCGCTGGATTTCATCGAGAACGCGCTGCCGGAGAAGCGAGCGGGGCATCCGAAAAACATCATCATGCTGACCTGCGACGCCTCGGGCGTGCTGCCGCCGATCGCGCGGTTGACGCCGGATCAGGCGCTGTATCATTTCATCTCCGGCTACACGGCGAAAGTGTCGGGGACCGAGATCGATCTGGGCAAGGAGCCGGAGATCACCTTCTCGGCGTGTTTCGGCGCGCCGTTTATGGTGCATCATCCGTACTTCTACGCCGATTTGCTGAAGCGGAAGATGATCCGGCACGACGTCAAATGCTGGCTGGTGAATACCGGCTGGACCGGCGGGCCGTACGGCGTCGGCAAACGCATCAGCATTCGCTATACGCGCGCGATGCTGGAGGCGGCGCTGACCGGCAAGTTGGACAACGTGGAATATCGGGAGGACAAGATGTTCGGATTCAAGGTGCCGTTGACGTGTCCGGATGTGCCGGCGGAAGCATTGTATCCGGAAAGCTCGTGGCCCGATAAGGCGGCGTACGCGAACCGATACAAGCAATTGGCGTCACTCTATATCGAGAACTTCAAGAAGTTCAAGGACGGCTGTCCACCGGAAATCGTAGCGGCGGGACCGCGGCGGTAG
- a CDS encoding aminotransferase class I/II-fold pyridoxal phosphate-dependent enzyme: MSISTLAREIAESPTLKLNEEAQDLRDRGEAVIHLGAGEPKSKVPFEALLNCAAQLSTAEVRYTPTEGISPLRKAIIRYTEENYGKVIGKDNVLVSGGAKQALSVLLTTLINPMDEVIILAPYWVSYPEMVKMVYGKPVIVMPGDGRFEPRLKDIIDMSSSYTKAVIINSPNNPSGVVYSEQFIAEVVEYCEKKGIYLIMDDIYHKLVFSGKKWTSCYKYAKDQSDNSRLIVINGVSKLYAMTGYRIGWTIANSQIIETMINVQAQTTSCPALLSQVAAVGALTGIQTGVESLRLMLENNRKVMVQELNAFEGVKLIPPDGTFYALPDFRAYSNDSVALSKTLLKKAMVVAVPGKEFGMEGHLRLSFCGTVKDIMEGIARIKWVLDPKSPNEIYIGDRKLVRDWQ, translated from the coding sequence ATGAGTATCAGCACCCTGGCGAGAGAGATTGCAGAGTCGCCAACGCTAAAGCTCAACGAGGAAGCCCAGGACTTGCGCGATCGCGGCGAAGCGGTGATCCATCTGGGTGCAGGGGAGCCGAAAAGTAAGGTACCATTTGAAGCGCTGCTCAACTGTGCGGCCCAGCTTTCGACCGCAGAAGTGCGCTACACTCCGACCGAAGGCATCTCGCCGTTGCGTAAGGCGATCATTCGCTATACGGAAGAGAACTACGGCAAGGTGATCGGCAAGGACAACGTGTTGGTGTCCGGCGGTGCCAAGCAGGCGTTGTCGGTGCTGTTGACGACGCTGATCAACCCGATGGATGAGGTGATCATCCTGGCGCCGTACTGGGTGAGCTACCCGGAAATGGTAAAGATGGTTTACGGCAAGCCGGTGATCGTGATGCCGGGTGACGGGCGTTTCGAGCCGCGTCTGAAAGACATCATCGACATGTCCAGCTCGTACACCAAGGCGGTGATCATCAACAGCCCGAACAATCCGTCCGGTGTCGTCTACTCCGAGCAGTTCATCGCCGAGGTGGTCGAATACTGCGAAAAGAAGGGGATTTACCTGATCATGGACGACATTTACCACAAGTTGGTCTTCTCCGGCAAGAAGTGGACGTCCTGCTACAAGTATGCCAAGGATCAGTCGGACAATTCGCGGTTGATCGTAATCAACGGCGTATCGAAGCTGTACGCAATGACGGGCTATCGGATCGGCTGGACAATCGCCAACTCGCAAATCATCGAGACGATGATCAACGTACAGGCGCAGACGACCTCGTGTCCGGCGCTACTCTCGCAAGTGGCGGCGGTGGGAGCTTTAACGGGAATTCAGACCGGTGTCGAGAGTTTGCGGCTGATGCTCGAGAACAACCGCAAGGTGATGGTGCAGGAGCTGAATGCGTTCGAGGGCGTGAAGCTGATTCCGCCGGACGGTACGTTCTACGCGCTGCCCGACTTCCGGGCCTACAGTAATGATTCGGTGGCTTTGTCGAAGACGCTGCTCAAGAAAGCGATGGTGGTGGCGGTGCCGGGCAAGGAATTCGGGATGGAAGGACATCTGCGGCTGAGTTTCTGCGGCACGGTCAAGGACATCATGGAAGGCATTGCGCGGATCAAGTGGGTGCTGGATCCGAAATCACCGAATGAAATCTACATCGGCGACAGAAAGCTTGTGAGGGATTGGCAATGA
- a CDS encoding transketolase family protein produces the protein MTEVKLEKTRAGWGQGLVDLGSRDERVVVLSADLVESTNSHVFAEKFPDRFIQVGVAEQNLAAVSAGLSLIGKIPFFSTYGAFASYRCLDQVRITICYSNVNVKIGGAHGGISVGPDGATHQALEEIAIMRSIPNMRMIVPCDYWETRKATVAAGEDYGPYYIRFGREPVPVVTDESTPFVVGKANTYREGGDAAIIACGVMVYEALVAAEQLAAEGIECRVVDMHTIKPIDREAIVKAARECGAIVTAEEHQVHGGLGGAVAEVVVNTVPVPMEFVAVMDRFGQSGKPDELMAAFGLKASDIKMAVKRVLKRKR, from the coding sequence ATGACGGAAGTGAAACTGGAGAAAACGCGCGCCGGCTGGGGGCAGGGTTTGGTCGATCTGGGCAGCCGCGATGAACGCGTAGTGGTACTGAGCGCCGACCTTGTCGAATCAACCAATTCCCACGTTTTCGCTGAGAAGTTTCCTGATCGGTTTATTCAAGTCGGCGTCGCCGAGCAGAACCTGGCGGCAGTGTCGGCGGGCCTATCGTTGATCGGCAAGATACCGTTCTTTTCGACCTATGGTGCGTTTGCCTCGTATCGTTGTCTTGACCAAGTGCGCATTACGATCTGCTATTCGAATGTCAACGTCAAGATCGGCGGCGCCCATGGTGGGATCTCCGTCGGCCCCGACGGTGCCACTCATCAGGCGCTGGAGGAGATCGCCATCATGCGCTCGATCCCGAACATGCGCATGATCGTGCCGTGCGACTACTGGGAGACCCGCAAAGCCACAGTAGCGGCGGGCGAGGATTACGGCCCCTACTACATTCGCTTCGGCCGCGAACCGGTGCCGGTCGTGACGGATGAGTCGACGCCTTTTGTCGTCGGCAAGGCGAATACCTATCGTGAAGGCGGAGATGCTGCGATCATCGCCTGCGGCGTGATGGTCTATGAGGCACTGGTGGCTGCGGAGCAGTTAGCTGCCGAAGGGATTGAGTGCCGCGTGGTCGATATGCACACGATCAAGCCGATTGATCGCGAGGCGATAGTCAAGGCGGCGCGGGAGTGCGGCGCGATTGTAACGGCCGAGGAACACCAGGTGCACGGCGGCTTGGGCGGTGCTGTCGCCGAGGTCGTCGTGAACACTGTGCCGGTGCCGATGGAGTTTGTCGCCGTGATGGACCGTTTCGGGCAGTCCGGCAAACCCGATGAGCTGATGGCGGCCTTTGGATTGAAAGCAAGCGACATCAAGATGGCCGTCAAGCGTGTACTCAAGCGCAAACGCTGA
- a CDS encoding transketolase — protein sequence MDQLRAKALEIRRDIITMLIEAKSGHTGGPLSCTDFATALYFRFLNHRPAEPTWPDRDFAFYSIGHVTPVNYSVLAECGYFPKKDLMRFRKLDSHLQGHPHRLDTPGIEISSGSLGHGLGVASGVAKGSKMDKHPRRVYCIMGDGELQEGSCWESAMFAGHYRLDNLGVIVDYNNAQIDGRVVDIMDIAPLADKWRAFNWHVIEINGHDMEQIIAAFEEMLATKGRPTVIIAHTRMGKGVSFMNGKYQWHGKPPKPDEGEKALAELGTTYQEWSSRLLAG from the coding sequence ATAGACCAGCTCAGGGCCAAGGCGCTGGAAATCCGGCGCGACATCATCACGATGTTGATCGAAGCCAAGTCGGGCCACACCGGCGGACCGCTGTCGTGCACCGATTTTGCCACAGCGCTGTACTTCCGTTTTCTGAATCATCGCCCGGCGGAGCCGACCTGGCCCGACCGCGATTTTGCCTTCTACTCGATCGGCCACGTCACGCCGGTCAATTATTCGGTGCTGGCGGAATGCGGCTACTTCCCGAAGAAGGACCTGATGAGATTTCGCAAGCTTGACAGCCATTTGCAGGGACATCCGCACCGGCTGGATACGCCCGGGATTGAAATCTCCTCCGGCTCGCTCGGGCACGGATTGGGCGTGGCAAGCGGCGTGGCCAAGGGCTCAAAGATGGATAAGCACCCACGGCGCGTGTACTGCATCATGGGAGACGGCGAACTGCAGGAGGGTTCCTGCTGGGAAAGTGCGATGTTTGCCGGACACTACCGGCTCGACAACCTCGGCGTGATTGTCGACTACAACAACGCCCAGATCGACGGGCGCGTGGTGGACATCATGGATATCGCGCCGCTGGCGGACAAATGGCGGGCATTCAACTGGCACGTGATTGAAATCAATGGCCATGACATGGAGCAGATCATCGCGGCATTCGAAGAGATGCTGGCCACCAAGGGCCGGCCGACGGTGATCATCGCGCATACGCGGATGGGGAAAGGGGTGTCGTTTATGAATGGCAAGTATCAGTGGCACGGCAAGCCGCCGAAACCGGACGAAGGGGAGAAGGCGCTGGCCGAATTGGGAACGACATATCAGGAGTGGTCGTCACGGCTACTGGCCGGATAA
- a CDS encoding dephospho-CoA kinase: MLTVGLTGQIASGKSEVAKEWRRYGAAIISGDLIGREVVAPGSPALRKLTTAFGSQILDGKGRLRRSELGKLAFGSEDSTRRLNQIVHPELLKKLRAQIRRVKRIGRAKMIVVDAALIFDWGLERELDYVVVVEAPRTLQFARLQRLGVDRREAAKRMRRQVPKYRQRQKADFVLRNNGSLTDLQRQARALIARLRSKSS; encoded by the coding sequence ATGCTGACCGTCGGTCTGACCGGGCAAATTGCCAGCGGCAAGTCGGAAGTCGCCAAGGAGTGGCGGCGTTACGGCGCCGCAATTATCTCCGGCGACCTGATCGGCCGTGAAGTCGTTGCCCCCGGCTCGCCGGCGCTCAGGAAGTTGACCACGGCGTTTGGATCGCAGATCCTCGACGGAAAGGGAAGATTGCGCCGCAGCGAACTGGGAAAGCTCGCCTTTGGCAGCGAGGACTCCACGCGCCGCCTCAATCAGATCGTTCATCCGGAGCTACTCAAGAAATTGCGCGCCCAAATCCGACGGGTGAAGCGGATCGGGCGGGCCAAGATGATCGTAGTTGACGCGGCGTTGATTTTCGACTGGGGACTGGAGCGTGAGCTGGATTACGTGGTGGTGGTCGAAGCGCCGCGCACACTGCAGTTTGCGCGGCTGCAGCGACTCGGAGTCGATCGCCGCGAGGCGGCCAAACGCATGCGGCGGCAGGTGCCGAAGTATCGGCAGCGGCAGAAGGCGGACTTTGTGTTACGCAACAACGGCTCGCTGACCGACTTGCAGCGCCAGGCGCGGGCATTGATAGCGCGCTTGCGGTCTAAAAGCAGTTGA
- a CDS encoding tetratricopeptide repeat protein — protein sequence MTKKRPQTQPAPESSFNPGRWYRHNKSAVHRGLLYGIGVVVLFAFGWWAYFALSNREEKLTKDEYMTLARQAFNCGYFDVAILNYHKASNAAPEDQLVKREMFLARSRDNLNRGGGFELALASSYQVLADDPASIIGRVSLAQLFELRGQADSMLYYAGQALERGRATGDASAQLAADLVLATHHRTLDAQDSAFAYCEDALAAATALSDDFQVAFTKAGLGFAALQIDSLDYAQRVFRDLLAYRGRNGSDFNDIGSAGLADYFERRGVRDSARVYLEPLRSSMDNNVIDGTTAYATRIYGRVLRDEQKYDEAIEYLARSLEMWRNLRAIPDVIECLNDLAQVYRLKEDYLDARKYYMAAGNLAKDQKLPRRDLYTADLNVLFLKNLKPDEYRRAGEEGIALARQLLVQ from the coding sequence ATGACGAAGAAGAGACCACAGACACAGCCCGCACCGGAAAGCTCCTTCAACCCCGGGCGCTGGTATCGGCACAACAAGAGCGCGGTCCACCGGGGACTGTTGTATGGCATCGGCGTGGTCGTGCTGTTTGCCTTCGGGTGGTGGGCGTATTTCGCCCTGTCGAACCGCGAAGAAAAACTGACCAAAGACGAATATATGACCCTGGCGCGGCAGGCGTTCAATTGCGGCTACTTCGACGTGGCGATCCTGAATTATCACAAGGCATCCAACGCGGCGCCCGAGGACCAGCTGGTCAAACGCGAGATGTTCCTGGCACGGTCGCGCGATAATCTCAATCGCGGCGGCGGTTTCGAGCTGGCGCTGGCATCGTCGTACCAGGTGCTTGCGGACGATCCGGCGTCGATTATTGGCCGAGTCAGCCTGGCGCAATTGTTCGAACTGCGGGGGCAGGCGGACTCGATGCTGTACTATGCCGGACAGGCGCTGGAGCGCGGGCGGGCAACGGGGGATGCCTCCGCGCAGTTGGCGGCCGACCTTGTCCTCGCGACGCATCACCGTACGCTCGATGCTCAGGATTCGGCCTTTGCCTACTGCGAGGACGCCCTGGCGGCGGCGACGGCGCTGAGTGATGATTTCCAGGTGGCGTTTACGAAGGCGGGGCTCGGCTTCGCCGCGCTGCAGATCGACAGCCTCGACTACGCGCAGCGCGTTTTCCGCGACTTGCTGGCGTACCGCGGCCGCAATGGCAGCGATTTCAACGACATCGGCAGCGCCGGTCTGGCCGACTACTTTGAGCGGCGCGGCGTCCGCGACTCGGCGCGCGTCTATCTGGAGCCGCTGCGCAGTTCGATGGACAACAACGTCATCGACGGCACCACGGCGTACGCCACCCGCATCTACGGGCGGGTTTTGCGCGACGAACAGAAGTACGACGAGGCGATCGAATATCTGGCGCGCTCGCTGGAAATGTGGCGCAACCTACGGGCAATACCGGATGTGATCGAGTGTCTCAATGATCTGGCGCAGGTCTACCGGCTGAAGGAAGATTACCTCGACGCGCGCAAGTACTACATGGCCGCCGGAAATCTGGCCAAGGACCAGAAGCTTCCCCGGCGCGACTTATACACCGCCGATCTCAATGTGCTTTTCCTGAAGAATCTGAAACCGGACGAGTACCGCCGCGCCGGCGAGGAAGGGATCGCCTTGGCACGGCAACTGCTGGTACAATAA